Below is a genomic region from Streptomyces ferrugineus.
CACCGCTGCCCAGGTCCAGGCCATCGCGCGGCAGATAGTGCCCGGCGATCAGTTCCAGTGCTTCAGCAACATCGTGCAGCACGAGTCCGGCTGGAATCACAAGGCGGTCAACCCCTCTTCCGGGGCCTACGGTCTCGTACAGGCCTATCCCGGCTCCAAGATGTCGTCTGCCGGAGCCGACTGGCGGACCAATCCGGCCACGCAGATCAAGTGGGGCCTGAACTACATGAACGACCGCTATGGCAGTCCCTGCGACGCCTGGGCGTTCTGGCAGGCCAACGGCTCCTACTGAGCCGACGTCCAGAGTCCGGCGTTTGAGGACCCGGGTCGGTGACGGTGGTCAGGAATCGAGAAGCGGTGGCCCGGTGGCACGGCTAGCGTGACGGGCATGGACATCAGCATTCACGCCAGCTTCCTTCCGCACGACGACCCGGACGCCTCCCTGGCCTTCTACCGCGACGCCCTCGGCTTCGAGGTCCGTACCGACGTCGGACAGGGCAAGATGCGCTGGATCACGGTCGGCCCCGTCGGCCAGCCCGGCACGTCCATCCTGCTCGCCCCGCCCACCGCCGACCCCGGCATCACCGACGACGAGCGCCGCGTCATCGCCGAGATGATGGCCAAGGGCACCTACGGCTGGATCCTGCTGGCCACCGGCGATGTCGACGACACCTTCGAGAAGGTGCAGGCCAGCGGCGCCGAGGTCGTCCAGGAACCCACCGACCAGCCGTACGGCATCCGCGACTGCGCCTTCCGCGACCCCGCGGGCAACATGGTCCGTATCCAGGAGCGGGGCTGAGCCGAGCACCCGACCGACAAGACCGGCAGCGTTCCCGACCGATCCGCAATGGAGACCACACGATGACCGAGCCGCACGTTGCCGACAGCCACGACCTGATCCGCGTGCACGGCGCCCGCGAGAACAACCTCAAGGACGTCAGCATCGAGATCCCGAAACGCCGGCTGACGGTGTTCACCGGTGTGTCCGGATCGGGCAAGAGCTCGCTCGTCTTCGACACCATCGCCGCCGAGTCGCAGCGGCTGATCAACGAGACCTACAGCGCGTTCCTCCAGGGCTTCATGCCGAATCTCGCGCGGCCCGAGGTGGACGTACTGGACGGCCTGACCACCGCGATCACCGTCGACCAGCAGCGCATGGGCTCCGACCCCCGCTCCACCGTCGGCACCGCCACCGACGCCAACGCGATGCTGCGCATCCTCTTCAGCCGGCTCGGCGAGCCGCACATCGGACCGCCCGCCGCGTACTCCTTCAACGTCGCCTCGGTCTCCGCGAGCGGCGGCCTCACCGTGGACCGTGGTGCCGACAAGACCAAGACCGAGAAGGTCACCTTCAGCCGCACCGGTGGCATGTGCACGCACTGCGAGGGGCGGGGGCGGGTCTCCGACATCGACCTCGCCCAGCTCTTCGACGACTCGAAGTCGCTGTCCGAGGATCCGTTCACCATCCCCACCTACACGGGGGACGGGTGGGTCGTGCGGGTCATCGCCGAGTCCGGGTTCTTCGACAAGGACAAGCCGATCCGGGACTACAGCAAGAAGGAGCGGCACGACTTCCTCTACCGCGAGCCCACCAAGGTGAAGATCAACGGGGTCAACCTCACCTATGAGGGACTGATCCCCAAGCTCCAGAAGACCTTCCTGTCCAAGGACCGCGAGTCGATGCAGCCGCACATACGGGCCTTCGTGGACCGCGCGGTCACCTTCGCCGAGTGTCCCGAGTGCGACGGCACCCGGCTCAGCGAGCTGGCCCGCTCCTCGAAGATCGGCAAGATCAACATCGCGGACGCCTGCAAGATGGAGATCCGCGACCTGGCCGAATGGGTCCGCGCGCTCGACGAGCCGTCGGTCGCGCCGCTGCTCGCCAAGCTTCAGCACTCCCTCGACTCGTTCGTGGAGATCGGGCTCGGCTATCTCTCCCTCGACCGGGCCTCCGGCACGCTCTCCGGCGGTGAGGCGCAGCGCACCAAGATGATCCGCCACCTCGGCTCCTCGCTCACGGACGTGACGTACGTCTTCGACGAGCCCACCATCGGTCTGCACCCGCACGACATCCAGCGCATGAACAACCTGCTGCTGCGGCTGCGCGACAAGGGCAACACCGTGCTGGTGGTGGAGCACAAGCCGGAGACGATCGCCATCGCCGACCATGTGGTGGACCTCGGCCCGGGCGCGGGCACGGCGGGCGGCACCGTCTGCTTCGAGGGCACCCTCGACGGGCTGCGGGCGAGCGACACCGTCACCGGACGCCACCTCGACGACCGGGCCACGCTCAAGGACACCGTCCGCAAGGCGACCGGGCAGCTGGAGATCCGCGGCGCCACCGCCAACAACCTCCAGGGCGTCGACGTCGACATCCCGCTCGGTGTGCTGTGCGTCGTCACCGGCGTCGCCGGCTCCGGCAAGAGCTCGCTCGTCCACGGCTCGATCCCGGCGCCGGAGGGTGTCGTCTCGGTCGACCAGACCCCGATCCGCGGCTCGCGGCGCAGCAACCCGGCGACGTACACCGGACTGCTCGAGCCGATCCGCAAGGCGTTCGCCAAGGCCAACGGCGTCAAGCCGGCCCTGTTCAGCCCCAACTCCGCGGGCGCCTGCCCCACCTGCAACGGCGCCGGGGTCGTCTACACCGATCTGGCGATCATGCAGAGCGTCGCCACCACCTGCGAGGACTGCGAGGGCAAGCGGTTCGACGCGTCGGTGCTGGAGTACCACCTCGGCGGGCGGGACATCAGCGAGGTGCTCGCGATGTCGGTGGCCGAGGCGGAGGAGTTCTTCCGCGCGGGCGAGGCGCGCATCCCGGCCGCGCACAAGATCGTCGAGCGGATGGCGGACGTCGGACTCGGCTACCTCACCCTGGGCCAGCCGCTGACCACGCTGTCCGGCGGTGAGCGCCAGCGGCTGAAGCTGGCCGTGCACATGGCCGACAAGGGCGGTGTCTACGTCCTCGACGAGCCGACGACGGGTCTGCACCTCGCCGACGTCGAGCAGCTGCTCGGCCTGCTGGACCGGCTGGTCGACTCCGGCAAGTCGGTCATCGTCATCGAGCACCACCAGGCCGTCATGGCGCACGCCGACTGGATCATCGACCTCGGGCCCGGCGCCGGTCACGACGGCGGCCGGATCGTGTTCGAGGGCACCCCCGCCGACCTCGTCGCCGAGCGCTCCACCCTCACCGGTGAGCACCTCGCGGCCTACGTCGGCGGCTGACGGCGATGTGCCTCGCCTCCGCACCGGTGATGGCCCTCCTCTCGTCCCGCTCCCGTCAGACGCGGGAGTGGACGAGGTGGGAGGGGCTTGGGGAAGATGCGGGTGTGCGATCCAGCCACTCCACGCCCGAGGAACAGCGCCTGCGCACGCTCGTCGCGCTGCGTCGCGTCCGTGACCGGATGGACCGGGAGTACGCGCAGCCGCTGGACGTCGAGGCGCTCGCCCGGGGCGTGCACATGTCGGCCGGGCACCTCAGCCGCGAGTTCCGGGCCGCCTACGGCGAGTCGCCCTACGGCTACCTGATGACACGGCGCATCGAGCGCGCGATGGCGCTGCTGCGCCGGGGCGACCTCAGCGTCACCGAGGTGTGCTTCACGGTGGGCTGTTCCTCACTGGGCACCTTCAGCACCCGGTTCACGGAGCTGGTCGGCATGTCGCCGAGTGCCTACCGGCGCCAGGAGGCGGACGCGACGGAAGGGATGCCGTCGTGTGTGGCGAAGCAGGTGACCAGACCGCTCAGGAACCGCCCGGCGCCGTTCAGCCTGGCGGCCGCGGTCAACGGAGCGGTGCCGGTCACCGAGCCCCGGCGGTAGCGGGCTACGGCAGGGTTCGCTGGTAGTACTTGTCCTCGTCGGAGTCGTACACCAGCTTGCCGCCGGCGTCGTAGCCCTTGACGTGGGGCGCCAGGGTGACCTGCTCGTTGAGCACGCCGGACGCCACGAACCGGCCTCGGTCGAGGACCGCCTCGGCGCTGGAGTCGCCGTAGGAGACCGTCACCTTGGCCACCGACTCCCTGACGATGCCGATCACGCCCCAGCGGAACGGCAGCTTCCAGTTGCCTCGGTCCAGGAACGACTGCTGGTAGAGCTTGCCGCTGTTGGGGTCGACGAACACCGGCCCCTCGTCCGGGATGGCGTCGGTGTCGTCGCCGAAGCCGGTGACGCCCTGGGTCTCGCCGTCCTTGATGTTGCACAGCAGATGGATCCGCTGCGGCTGCTCCCGCGTCGCGACGACGTACATGCCGTCGCCGGGCGTGTTGGAGTCGCCGGTGCTGCGCATCGCCAGCAGGATCCGGTAGTCGCCCGGTGCGCCCGGGTCCGTCTCGCCCCGGGTGAGCCCCGACCGTTGGAAGGCCAGACAGCTCTCCAGGCCCTCCGCCGCCTGCTCGAAGGTGATCCCGTCCAGCAACTGCCCCGCCGTGGCCGGCCGCCCGGGCCCGCTCGGGGTCGGGGACGGCGTCGGGGTCGGCGTCGGCGAGGCGCTCCGCGAGGCGCCCGCCGTGGGCTTCGGGGACGTCGCCGGGCCGGCCCCCGGACCCCCGCCGCTCAGCGCGTACGCCCCGACCGGCATCGCCGCCAGCGTCACCAGCGCCGCCCCCGCCGCGGCCACCCGGCGCCGCCGCTCGACCACGCCCCGCCGCCGGATCGCCGGATACGGCGCCGGAGACGGCCGGATCGTGTACGCGTCCTCGGCGAGCAGCTCGCGCAGCCGCTCCTCGAAGTCCCGCTCGCCGTCGGCTTCCCGCCGCCGCTCGTCGTCGTTCACCTGCTGCCTCCCTGCCCGGACGACGTCATCCGGGACAGCCCCGGAAACGCACGCAACTTCGCCAGCCCCTTCGACGCCTGGCTCTTGACCGTGCCGACGGAGCAGCCGAGCACATCGGCGACCTCCGCCTCCGACAGGTCCTCCCAGTAGCGCATGACGACCACCGCCCGCTGCTTGGGCGGCAGTCGGGCCAGCGCCCGGAGCAGCGCACCGCGCTCGTCCACGCCCGCGTAGCCCGCGTCGCGCCCCGCCTGCTCGGGCGGTGCGGCCGTCAGCGCTTCGGGGACCCGCCGCTTGCGGAACCGGTCGCTGTTGCAGCTCACCAGCATCCGCCGGACGTACGCCTCCGGGTTGTCGGCACGCGCCACCCGCCGCCATGAGCGGTACGCCTTCGCCAGCGCCGTCTGCGTCAGGTCCTCGGCGTGGTGCGCGTCGCCGGTGAGGAGATACGCGGTCCGCACCAGATGGGACCATCGCGCCCTGACGAACTCCTGGAACTGGGCCTCTTGTTCGGCCTGCATCAAGCACCCTCCCTCGCCCTCCAGACCGCCGATGCGGGCGAATCGGTTGCCCGGCCCACGCGACTCGTTTCGAATGGGTGCGTGGACGGCGACGAGCGGTGGAACGAGAGCGAGGCGGGAGCGCGCGGCCCGCACCGCCCCCGGAGGCCCCTCGGCCTCGCACTGGATCCGCTGGCCCGACTTCCGTCTCCCGGCCGACCGCGAGGCCGCCCGCGCCGCTCTTGCCGAGGCGTGGAAGCGGGCCACCGCCATGGGGGTCCCCCCGGGCTCGAGCGAAGCCGAGAGCTTGGGGGAGTGTGGAGATCGCGTGCGGCGGCGGTCGGGGGCGTACGGGGACGGCGCTGGCGTGTCTGGCGGTGCTGGACGGCGTGCCGGCCGAGGACGCCGTGGACTTCGTACGGCGGAACTACGACCGGCACGCCGTGGAGACGCCGTGGCAGCGCGGGTATGTGCGGCGGTTCAGGTGAGCGTTTCCGCCAGGAACTCGGTGGCCTTCACGATCAGGGCGTGGTCGTAGTCGGCGTCCTGCTCGGGCCGTGTCGTCTGGACCGCCAGGACGAGCGGCGTGCCGTCCTCGGTCCAGGCGATGCCCACGTCGTTGTTGGCGCCGTAGGAGCCGCCGCCGGTCTTGTCGGCGATCGCCCAGGTCGGGGGCAGGGCCGCGCGGAAGCGGTTGACGCTGGTGGTGTTGTTCAGCAGCCAGTGGGTGAGGAGGTCCCGGTCGGGTCGGTTCAGGGTGTTGCCGAGGACCAGACGGGCGTAGGTGCGGCCGATCGCGCGCGGGCTCGTGGTGTCCGTGACGCGCCACGGCTCCGCCGAGTTGAGCTCGGTCTCCCAGCGGTCGAGGCGGGTCACCGGGTCGCCGAGCGAGCGGGCGAAGCGGGTGATGGCGGTGGGGCCGCCGAGCTCGCGCAGCAGGAGGTTGCCCGCCGTGTTGTCGCTGAACCGGATAGCCACGTCGGCGAGTTCGCCGACGGTCATGCCGGTCGCCAGATTCTGCTCGGTCTTGTCGGAGTTGGCCACCAGGTCGGCCGCCGTGTAGTGGATCCGCTTGGCGAGCACCTCGCCGTCCCGGTCCAGGTCGCGCAGCACCGCCGCGGCGGCCAGCGGCTTGAACAGCGAGCAGATCGGGAAGCGCTCGTCGGCGCGATGGGCGACGGTCTGCTTCGTACGGACGTTGTACGCGAACACGCCCAGACGGGCGCCGTGCTGCCGCTCCAGTTCACGGAGGCGGTCGGTGGTGGCGTGGGCGGGGGCGCCGGTGAGGAGCGCTGCGGCGGTGGCGGTACCTGCGGTGAGCAGGGTGCGTCGGCCTAAGATCTCGGTCTCCTTCGCTCGGATTTCGACTGGTGGATTTCGTCTGACGGGTGATGACGATCTCTGCAGTGATCGACGCCGTACGGCATTCCTTGGTTGCAGTGCCGTAGACCATCGGCCGACGGCGCGGCGCGCGGATGCTCGCCACAGTGGCCGTATGGAGAACACCAAGGGGATCAGCCGGGCACGTTTTCTCGCGGGGGCGGCGGCCGTCGGACTGGCGGGGGCGGTGCTGCCCGCGGGGCAGGCGGGGGCGACCGGGGGAGGGCGAGGGCTGCGGCACCGGGGCGTCGTCTACACCGTCGGCGCGGGGGAGACGCCCGGCACCGCGTGGAGCGCGGCCCGGATGCGCCGGGACATCCGCGTCATCCGCGACGAGCTGCACGCCGACACGGTCGACGTCACCGGCGACGGCGTCGACCGCCTCACCGCCACCGCCGCCGAGGCCGCCGAACGCGGGCTGCACGTCTGGCTCCAGCCGACCCTCGGGGACGTGCCGGAGCGGGAGATCCTGGACTCGATCGCCGAGTGCGGCCGGTTCGCGGAGCGGCTGCGCCGGCAGGGCGCGAGTGTCGACTTCAGCGTGGGCTGCGAGTTCTGGCTGTTCGTGCCGGGGATCGTCCCGGGCGAGACGGTCCTGGACCGCGTCGAGAACCTCCAGAAGGGCACCGTCGACGAGGCGAGGATGCAGCGCCGCCTGGCTCGCTTCACCGCGAAGGCGGCGGCGGTCGGCCGCGACGTCTTCCACGGCCGCCTCAGCTACGCCGCCGCCCAGGACGAGGAGTTCGAGCCGGTCGACTGGAACCTCTTCGACGTCGTGGGCATCGACTACTACTCGTACCATCGTCAACAGGCCGACTACATCCGTGAGTTGCGCCGCTATCAGCGTTGGGGCAAGCCTCTGGCCATCACCGAGTTCGGCACCTGCGCCTACGTCGGCGCCCCCGAGACGGCCGGCATGGGCTGGAACATCGTCGACTACACGAAGGAGCCCAACGAGATCAAGGGCGACCCGGTGCGCAGCGAGCGCACCCAGGCCGCCTACCTGATCGATCTCGTGGAGGTGTTCGAGTCGATGGGCCTCTACGCGGCGATGGCCTTCGAGTTCGTCACCCCGGACGCCCCGCACCGCCCCGACAACCCCCGCTACGACCTGGACCTGGCGAGCTACGCCATCACCAAGCCGATCAAGGACCGGCCGGACGACCCGGCGTCGGACTGGCACTGGGAGCCGAAGGAGGCGTTCCACGCGCTGGCCCGGCGGTACCGCAGGTGCGCTCAGTCGCAGTAGAGGTCCCGGGCCGGCCGCTGCCCGGTCGCCAGGAACCGGGAGACGGTCGCGTCCCCGCAGGCGTTGCCGTTGGCCAGATAGGAGTCGTGCCCCGTGGAGTTCACGGTGACCATGACCGCCCGCCTGCCGAGGGCGTCGCGCAGCTTGCGGGCGCTACTCGGCGGGGTGGCCACGTCCCGTTCGTTCTGGACGAGCAGGATGTTGGACGGGCCGCGGTCGGTGACCCGCAGCGGCGCCTCCTTCGGCTGCCACGGCCAGACGGCGCACGGCAGCGCGTTCCTCGGCATGCCCGCGGTGAGCGGGTACTTCGCCCGGCTCTCGGCGACCTCCTTCTGGTACACGGCGGCCGACCCGGGCCAGGCGGCGTCGTTGCAGACGGTGGCGGAACCGACCGCGAGGTAGCCCTGCAGCGCGGCCTCCGGCGGGCTCTGCGGCACGGGCGGCACCGTGCCCCGCTGAGCGGCCAGCATCAGCTCGGCCAGGGCCGGGTAGTCGTCGGGGTCGTAGAGGCTGTTCAGCATGGTGTGGCGCAGCACGTTGCCGTTCAGCTCCGCCGGGTTGGCGCCGGGCCAGGGGATCGGCTCGCGGTCCAGTCGGGCGGCGAGGCGCAGGAACAGGCGGCGCACCTCGGCGGCGGTGCCGGCCACCCGGTCCGGATTGCCGGGCGCCGACGCCCACTTGGCGAACTCGGGGAAGTTGTCCTCGACGCTCTCCTCGAACGCCTGGAGCCAGGCGCGCTGGGCCCGCACGGGGTCGGGGTTCTGGTTGCTGTCCAGCACGATGCGGTCGGTGCGGTGCGGGAACAGCTCGCTGTAGGCGGCGCCGACATAGGTGCCGTAGGAGACGGCCCAGGCGGACAGCCTGCGCTCTCCGAGGGCGGCTCGGACGCTGTCGATGTCGCGGGCGTTGTTCTTGGTGCTGATGTGCTTCATCAGCTCACCGCCGTTGCGCGCGCAGGCTTCCGCGATGCGCCGGTTGGCGGCCATGGTCCCGGCGACGGATCCGTCCGGGGCGGGCCAGGGGCGCTGTGTCGTGACGCCGAGTTCACTGCGGTCGACCTCGCAACTCACCGGAGCCGAGGGGGCGTTGCCCCGTGGGGCGACCCCGATCAGGTCATAGGCGTCCCGCACCTCCTGAGGCAGCTTCTGCCCCTTGCCCGAGGGGTCGTCGAGGCTCGACCCGCCGGGCCCGCCGGCGATCAGCAGCAGCGCGCCCCGCCGGGCGGACGGCTTCTCGCTGGGGATACGGGAGACGGCGAGGTCGATCCTCGGGCCGCCGGGGTCGGCGTAGTCCATCGGCACGGACACGGTCGTGCACCGCTGGCGCGGATCGAGCCCGTCGCCCTCGCACTCGGCCCACTTCAGCGGGGCGGGCGCGCCGGAGGCGGACGCGGTGAGCGGGGTGACGAGTCCGAAGACGACTCCGGAGGCGGCGGCGATCAGGGCGGCACTCTTCGTGATCTGATGCATGCACAGCAGCCTGACGGACCGTGACGCAGCGCCACATCCAGACAACTCCCTTATCTTTCCTGGGGTTTACCCCCCAGGCGACCCTAGGGTGACACCCGCCCTAGGCCAGCCCCAGCACCATGATGAGCCGGTCCTCCCCGGGGCCGAGATAGTTCCGGCGCACGCCTCCCTCGGCGGCGAACCCCAGGGACCGGTACAGCATGATCGCCGCGGCGTTCTCCGGCTCGACGGTCAGCCGCACCTCATGCACCCGCTTCCGGCGCAGTTCCCGCAGCACCTCCAGCATCAGCCGCTTGCCCAGCCCCCGCCCTCGCCGGTCGGCGCTGACGGCCAGGCTCAGCACCCAGCACACATAGCCGTCCGAGGTGGTCACGAACAGGACATAGCCGTGCAGGCACTCGCCGTCGTCGAGGACGAGGATCCGGTCGCCGTGCACGTCGAGGTGCTGGCGCAGCACGAAGTACGGGTACGGATCGTCCGGGAAGACCTCCCTGTCCACGCGGAGCAGCTCGGGCAGGTCCGTGTCCGTGACGCCCCTCATGGTCAGTGGGCGATCGTCGCTGTCGGCGAAGAACGCCTGGTCGGAGCGGCCACCCAGAACAGGGAAACGTTCCTCCGGCACAGCCATCAACTGCCCCCCATGTGATGGAATGGACGCCCATCTTGAGCAGGGCAATCCGGTGGTTCAAGAGTGCGAGGCGCTTATGCCTCGACGCGCTCCCAGTGCGCCTTCCTTCTTTGGTACCGTGACAGGATGACCCAGAGATCGTCGGGGGGCGTCCAGTTGAAGAACGCAGAGGTAAGCTGGGCGGCGTTCGACCCGATCGCCTACGTCGAGCACAACTACCGCGACTTACAGGCGGAGGACGCGGAGATCCTGCACATGGTGCGGGATCATTTCGGCGATCATTTCCAGAAGCAGGGCGGTGGCCCCGTTTCCGGTATCGACGTCGGCGCCGGTGCCAATCTCTATCCCGCACTCGCCATGCTGCCGTGGTGCGAGGAGATCACCCTCTTCGAGCGCTCGCCCTCGAACGTCGACTACCTCAGAAGTCAGGTCGACTCCTACGACCGCAACTGGGACCAGTTCTGGCACGCCCTGTGCGAGCACGACGCCTACAACTCCCTTGGTGTGGACCCGCGGGAGAGGTTCGGCAAGGTCGTCTCCGTCGAGCAGGGCGACCTCTTCGACCTCGCGCGGTACGAGCGGCGGTGGTCCATGGGGACCATGTTCTTCGTCGCCGAGTCGATGACCACGTCCCATCAGGAGTTCCGGCTCGGCGTCGAGCGCTTCATGCGCGCTCTGGCCCCCGGAGCTCCCTTTGCGGCGGCCTTCATGGAACATTCGAAGGGCTATCACGCGGGTGAGCATTTCTTCCCGGCATGTGACGTGGGAGAATCCGAGGTCCGTGCGAGTCTCGAGACGTTCGTGGGTGACGTCAAGGTGCAGCGGCTCGAATCCGAGGCCGAAGTACGCGACGGATATTCCGGAATGATCGTCGCCTACGGCTGGCGCAGTAATTCGGACTCGATCGTTCCGATCGACTGATCAGTGAATTTTCACAGCGATTCACGGTGAATCTTCACAACTGAAGAGGGATATTCCTCGACCGATGGCAGTGCGGCCTGTGTGAGGGGCATGGGATGCAGATCAAGCCACGCCAGCATCTGCTGGACATCTGGCAGGGAATCGCCCGCCACTCTTTCGACGGGGGAGAGTGGGAGTGGGGCGAATGGGGCGGAGAGAGCAGTGTGGCCGACGCCGAGCGGCTGCTCTGCCTGCTGTACCCGGCGACCGAGATCCCCGCGTTCCGGCTCGACGATCCCGACACCACCCAGGAGGACGTCCAACAGGCCCTGAAGAAGGCGGGCGGTCGGCTGGACCTCCCGGTCAACATCGTCACGGCCGCGAGCGAGTTCATGCGCCGGCACACCGACGACAAGAGGCCCACCTTCTACGGGGGTTCCTACTTCGGCTCGGCCGACCCGACCAGGGAGCTCACCGAGGAACAGCGCCAGGTCGGCGTGGTCGACTCCTTCTCCATGTCGATCACCCTGTGCCTGGCCATCCTCGGCTTCCTCAAGGTCTACGAGACCCGGACCCGGCGCACCGACGTCCAGGAGACCATCGCCGAACTGCGCCAGGCCACCAGCAACCGGCTCACCGCCGCCATGGTGAGCCTGCTGCGCTCCTTCGTCGTCAACGTCTTCGACACCGACGCCCCCCAGGGCCGTACCCTCACCGAACTCCTCGGCCAGGGGCGGATGTCGCAGCGGCAGGTGCTGAACAAGTTCCAGAACCGCTTCCGCGCGCTGCGCGCGGCGCTGGTCGAGAGCGTCTTCCTCGGCATCGACGTCCAGGAAGGCCTCAAGGACGAGAGCCAGCTCTTCGAGTGCGGCTGGGCATGGAGCGCGGTGCAGGGCTCCCCCGAGGTCGAGACCAGCGAACCCATCGGGCCGCAGCCCGACGGCATCGCCAAGGACGTGCCGTACCTGTACTTCACGGTGGTCGCCCTCGACGGTATCCAGGACCTGTTCTCCGACCGCACCCTCACCCTCGGCCTGCTCAACACCGAACAGCAAAGGCTCGCCGAGGCGCTGCGACTGCGGTGGGAGCTGACCCAGCAGTACTGGTCCCGCATCGCCCGCTTCGACGACGAGCGCTGGCCCCTGGAGGACATTCCCTGGCGTACGACGGGACAGCGGCTGGAGTCCGAGTACTTCTCCCTCTCCGTCGCCGCCATCCTCGTGCACGACCTGATGCGCCGCCGGGCCACCGACGACGACCTGACCCGCACCGTCGGCATCATGGAGCGCCTCGCCGAGCGCGGCCGCATCACCAGCCGCATGACCCAGGACGACCCGATGGTGCACCAGCTGCACAACGTCGGCGTCGCCCTGCCGTTGCAGGGCAGCGAGCGGCTCGGCCCGCCCATGACCTGGTCCATGACCGACTTCTCCGCCCAGCTGCTGAAGCGCACCGTCCAGCTGTGCACCCTCTCGCGCAACCTCGCCTCGCACGACCGGCTGCTCAGACTGGCCGAGGACATCTTCGACCACATGTGGCGCCGGCGCATCCGCGACGGCGAGGGCGTCGGACTGTGGGACAACGTCCACGCCGCCTACCCCGAGGCGGAGATCCACAAGCGGCGCGTCCCGGTGTCGTGGAGCATCACCGAGCGGGTCACCGAGGTGATGGTCCAGGCCCACGACATGTACCGCCAGCCACCGATCCGCAGCCTCGAACTGACCGAACTGGCAAGGGCGTTGCTCAGCGAGTCCGCCCACCTCCTGGGCAACGAACAGATGGAACCCGCGCCCTCCGGCGACGGCCGGCACGGGATGCAGCTCAGAAACATCGAGGTCAAGTTGCGCCGCGCCCGCAGCCTCGTGGACGAACAGCCGGGTACGGCCTACGCGTTGACGCTCGACGTGCTGGGACAGCTCGACTCGCTCGCCCGCGCCCGCGAAGCCGCGGACCGGGGAGTGTGAGCCGTGCTGATCTTCGCCGCCTCCGACAAAGGGGGCACGGGCCGCTCCGTCACGAGCGCCAACCTCGCCTACCACCGGGCGATGGCCGGGGACGACGTCTGCTACCTGGACTTCGACTTCGGCTCACCCACCGCGGCGGCCGTCTTCGACGTCGCCGACGCCCGCCAGGAGACCGAGGACCGCGGACTGCACGCCTACCTCATAGGCGAGGTCAGCGAACCGGCGCGGATCGACGTCTGGTCCGAGACCGAGCACCAGGTGCTGC
It encodes:
- a CDS encoding SCO2524 family protein, which translates into the protein MQIKPRQHLLDIWQGIARHSFDGGEWEWGEWGGESSVADAERLLCLLYPATEIPAFRLDDPDTTQEDVQQALKKAGGRLDLPVNIVTAASEFMRRHTDDKRPTFYGGSYFGSADPTRELTEEQRQVGVVDSFSMSITLCLAILGFLKVYETRTRRTDVQETIAELRQATSNRLTAAMVSLLRSFVVNVFDTDAPQGRTLTELLGQGRMSQRQVLNKFQNRFRALRAALVESVFLGIDVQEGLKDESQLFECGWAWSAVQGSPEVETSEPIGPQPDGIAKDVPYLYFTVVALDGIQDLFSDRTLTLGLLNTEQQRLAEALRLRWELTQQYWSRIARFDDERWPLEDIPWRTTGQRLESEYFSLSVAAILVHDLMRRRATDDDLTRTVGIMERLAERGRITSRMTQDDPMVHQLHNVGVALPLQGSERLGPPMTWSMTDFSAQLLKRTVQLCTLSRNLASHDRLLRLAEDIFDHMWRRRIRDGEGVGLWDNVHAAYPEAEIHKRRVPVSWSITERVTEVMVQAHDMYRQPPIRSLELTELARALLSESAHLLGNEQMEPAPSGDGRHGMQLRNIEVKLRRARSLVDEQPGTAYALTLDVLGQLDSLARAREAADRGV
- a CDS encoding GNAT family N-acetyltransferase, with the protein product MAVPEERFPVLGGRSDQAFFADSDDRPLTMRGVTDTDLPELLRVDREVFPDDPYPYFVLRQHLDVHGDRILVLDDGECLHGYVLFVTTSDGYVCWVLSLAVSADRRGRGLGKRLMLEVLRELRRKRVHEVRLTVEPENAAAIMLYRSLGFAAEGGVRRNYLGPGEDRLIMVLGLA
- a CDS encoding SCO2525 family SAM-dependent methyltransferase — protein: MTQRSSGGVQLKNAEVSWAAFDPIAYVEHNYRDLQAEDAEILHMVRDHFGDHFQKQGGGPVSGIDVGAGANLYPALAMLPWCEEITLFERSPSNVDYLRSQVDSYDRNWDQFWHALCEHDAYNSLGVDPRERFGKVVSVEQGDLFDLARYERRWSMGTMFFVAESMTTSHQEFRLGVERFMRALAPGAPFAAAFMEHSKGYHAGEHFFPACDVGESEVRASLETFVGDVKVQRLESEAEVRDGYSGMIVAYGWRSNSDSIVPID